The genomic region GTCCCGAGGAAATCCTGGGACTAGAAAAGCTCACCGGGCGCGACTGCGAGGAGCTACTCAGCGAGCTTAAGGAAGCTGGTCTGGACGGCCTACCGGGGGCGGGGGGCGAGATTCTGGTGGACGAGGTGCGGGCCAAAGCCGCCCCGGCCCGCATCAAAAGCCATGACTGGTTCCGCATCCTGGACACCGCCCAGCGCCTGGGCCTCTACACCATCGCCACCATGGTCATCGGGTTTGGCGAGACCTATGAACAGCGCATCGAACACCTGCTGCAAATCCGGGCCCAGCAGGACAAGGCCCTGCAGGAATACGGCCAGGGTTTCGCGGCTTTTGCCATGTGGACGCTGCAAACCGAGCACACCCGGCTCAAGGGCAAGGCCCCCGGGGCCACCGCCCACGAGTATCTGCGCCAGCTCGCCATCGCCCGCATCGCGCTGGACAACTTCCCCAACCTACAAGCCAGTTGGCCCAGCATGGGCTTCAAGGTGGCCCAGGCCGCGCTCTACTACGGAGCCAACGACTTCGGCTCCACCATGCTGGAGGAAAACGTGGTCAGCGCCGCGGGGGGCCACAACCGCACCCACGCCACGGTGCGGCAAATTGTCCGCCACATCGCCGACGCGGGCTTTACCCCTGCCGAGCGCGACCCCTTCTACAACATCAAGCAGTACCCAGATGTACAGGCCATCCTTAACGAAAAGCCACCGGTAGCCTTGCCATTGGCCTGAGAGCGGTTCTCTCACAAATAGTCCCTACAGCAGTTTTTCCGTAGAAACTCCAATACGAGCCACCCCGTGGGCCCTTTTGGTGAAACGCGACCAGGCAGGCGTTCAGTTCCGAAAAATCACGTCTTCGCGGCGTAGGCTCCAGTAGGCCCAGCCCAGCGCGGCCAGGGTGTAGACCAGTGTACAAAGCCAGGTAAGGGCAAGCTGGCCAGGCTCCGCGCTGCCCTTGACAATCCCGTCCAGGGCAAAAACCACCCCCACCCCTGGAAGAGCGAAATGCCAGATCTGGGGCTGGAGATGTTCCGAAAGAAAAAAGATAAGCATGGGCAAAAAGGCCAAAAGCTCGAGCGGTATCAGGTAGGTATTGGCCTCGCGGTAGGAACGAGCGAAAATTCCCAGCGATAGCACCACACCCACCAAGAAAGCAGAGAACAGAACAGCGGTTAGGAGAATAAGAGTCAGGCTCGAGGCCGGCAGGGCAAAGGTACCTATGGGCACGTGTTCGGCAGACAACGCCCGGATCTGGGGGCTAAAACCGCTGTAAACCATAAAGCTGCCCAAGGCCAGTCCCACCACAGAGGCAAAGCTGGAGAAAAGCGCCGTCACAAAGACCGCCAACCCCTTGCCCAACAGAAGTTTCCAGGGCTCTAGGGGGGCTACCAGCAGGGCCTCCAGGGTGCCCATCTGCTTCTCTCCGGCGGTGGCATCTAGCGCCACGCTCTGACCACCCGCCATCACCATGTTAAAAATCAGCATGGGTATCAGCAGGGCCAAAAGGCCCAGGGCCTGTTCCTGTTCGCTGGCAGCCTTCTTGGTCTCGAGGCCAAAGGGCTCGAGGTCGGCCCAGTCCAGCCCCCCAGCCCGCAAGCGCTGCTCGACCAGCTTATCCTTGTGTCTCTGCAAGGTATCCTTCACCCTTTGAGCGGCCGCCGAGTCCTGCAGGTTGATGGGGCTGGTCTTGTCATACACGGTAAAGCGACCCTGGGCAAAAACCAGACCCACCTCAGCCTCGCGGCGCTGCACCGCCCGGCGGGGGTCGTCTGTCTCCAGGGGCATCAGGCGGTTTTCCTGAAGCGTGGCCACCACCTCCGGGGGCACCCCCTGAACCGCTACGCGCAGCACCCTGGTTTTGCCCTGCTGATCAAGCCAGCCCAAAAATAGTGAAGGCGCGTACATGAGCAGGGGCATGATCACGATAGGCATTAGGAGCAGCATCCAAAAGCGCTCCTCGCGAATGTAGCTCACCAGTTCTTTCCAGGTAATCTTCAGGGCCTGCCTCATAGGTAAGCCCATCCTTTTTATCAAAAACAGGGCCCGAAGGAAGGTACATTCAACCATTCCTGAACCGCGCCAACCCCTAGCCTTGCGTACTCCACGGCAAGCTTCACGTCCTACAGCGCTCTTCACAGACGTGGCCGCCCACGAAAACGAGAAGGGACAAGCGTGCCTCACCTCGGTGGGGCACGCTTGTCTGCGTTGCGTCTGGGCCAGGTTAGCCACGTTGTGGCTATGGCATAAGCCATTC from Meiothermus sp. harbors:
- the mqnC gene encoding cyclic dehypoxanthinyl futalosine synthase, which codes for MDVLSRAAAGERLSAHHIRELYELPLPEVATVAHELRLERSNPQVVTYLIDRNINYTNICTVACNFCAFYRTRRQADAYVLSFEEIGRKIEELMQIGGRRILMQGGVNPDLPFEWYLELLRYLKQHYPEVRIDAFSPEEILGLEKLTGRDCEELLSELKEAGLDGLPGAGGEILVDEVRAKAAPARIKSHDWFRILDTAQRLGLYTIATMVIGFGETYEQRIEHLLQIRAQQDKALQEYGQGFAAFAMWTLQTEHTRLKGKAPGATAHEYLRQLAIARIALDNFPNLQASWPSMGFKVAQAALYYGANDFGSTMLEENVVSAAGGHNRTHATVRQIVRHIADAGFTPAERDPFYNIKQYPDVQAILNEKPPVALPLA
- a CDS encoding ABC transporter permease: MRQALKITWKELVSYIREERFWMLLLMPIVIMPLLMYAPSLFLGWLDQQGKTRVLRVAVQGVPPEVVATLQENRLMPLETDDPRRAVQRREAEVGLVFAQGRFTVYDKTSPINLQDSAAAQRVKDTLQRHKDKLVEQRLRAGGLDWADLEPFGLETKKAASEQEQALGLLALLIPMLIFNMVMAGGQSVALDATAGEKQMGTLEALLVAPLEPWKLLLGKGLAVFVTALFSSFASVVGLALGSFMVYSGFSPQIRALSAEHVPIGTFALPASSLTLILLTAVLFSAFLVGVVLSLGIFARSYREANTYLIPLELLAFLPMLIFFLSEHLQPQIWHFALPGVGVVFALDGIVKGSAEPGQLALTWLCTLVYTLAALGWAYWSLRREDVIFRN